A region from the Fusarium musae strain F31 chromosome 1, whole genome shotgun sequence genome encodes:
- a CDS encoding hypothetical protein (EggNog:ENOG41) codes for MSDIAIVGYSFKLPQGAEDDDVFWDVLENRRNLMTEWPESRVKTDSFANNKHQKWNGKGGHFISDDAAAFDAPFFSLTAKEASAMDPMQHWTLEATYHAFENAGLPVESLKDSRTAVFSASMLEDYSRMTIVDPDNLERTAVTGSTVSCIIPNRVSWYFDLRGPSIHVNTACSSSLSAVDMACKALKSGDASSAVVTGANLLLDPSIFQVLANQRFLSPDGVCYSFDERANGYARGEGVIAVVLKPVQAAIENGDMVRAVIRSIGSNQDGHTPILTQPSSQSQEELIRHVYGQAGLSMSDTRYVEAHGKCYITTLLMMD; via the exons ATGAGTGACATTGCAATCGTTGGATACTCGTTCAAGCTCCCGCAAGGtgctgaggatgacgatgttttCTGGGATGTCCTCGAGAACCGACGAAACCTGATGACAGAGTGGCCTGAAAGCCGTGTCAAGACAGATTCGTTTGCCAATAACAAGCATCAGAAG TGGAATGGAAAGGGAGGGCATTTCATCAGCGATGATGCCGCCGCCTTCGACGCccccttcttctcactcACGGCAAAAGAAGCTTCGGCGATGGATCCAATGCAGCACTGGACGCTGGAAGCTACCTACCACGCTTTTGAGAATG CGGGGCTCCCAGTTGAGAGTCTGAAGGACTCTCGCACTGCTGTCTTTTCAGCCTCCATGCTGGAGGACTACAGCAGGATGACGATTGTGGACCCAGATAACCTGGAGAGAACGGCTGTAACTGGAAGTACTGTCTCGTGCATCATTCCTAACCGTGTCAGCTGGTACTTTGATCTGCGTGGGCCGAGCATTCATGTCAACACTGCTTGTTCGAGTAGCTTGTCGGCTGTTGATATGGCTTGTAAAGCTCTGAAGAGCGGCGATGCCTCATCT GCCGTCGTGACTGGGGcaaatcttcttcttgacccgAGCATCTTCCAGGTTCTGGCTAACCAAAGATTTCTCTCGCCTGATGGTGTTTGCTACAGCTTCGATGAGCGGGCCAACGGCTATGCACGTGGTGAAGGAGTTATTGCTGTGGTTCTGAAGCCTGTACAAGCTGCGATTGAGAATGGTGATATGGTTCGAGCTGTGATTCGGTCCATTGGCTCGAATCAGGATGGCCATACCCCGATTCTTACACAGCCCAGTTCGCAATCCCAGGAGGAGCTGATTCGCCACGTTTATGGGCAGGCAGGTCTGTCGATGAGCGATACTCGCTACGTGGAAGCTCACGGTAAGTGCTACATCACGACGCTTCTGATGATGGACTAA